From a single Nematostella vectensis chromosome 3, jaNemVect1.1, whole genome shotgun sequence genomic region:
- the LOC116606038 gene encoding uncharacterized protein LOC116606038 gives MATAKAEAKHFEILKGLCRVCGKRLKKAKSLYAQSFACGSFKTLLEGKFGINVEKDDPYIHLMRFCKLCRLATTDKAPIIWEIHLEEDCPTCALEEQIQKGGRPKKAKRGGARGQAKNSAWEETTNVGLKAQLIARVTELSASMNTLRDHRFTERFDFFETKKEEFHCAICLDVLEKPLSSKCQHSCCSDCWKSAFELGEKHPACPICQETLADPNDPQRAPLVLIQLLEGYLVKCRACGTRLPYHLCNSHPCPPRKRQRANSPVPAAAVVLDPQTRTLEQMLNEVRTGLVSPDVARLGNLIVNTICKNSEDGITARLPGSGKPTVVMKIPQAQTSDFIRERKFPSGFFGEQGGESIHHELNQLNREFSSIHPASRRLRKIIEEHSIRVAPLNRSKYPEKKKSKTKSSHRYNLIKPSQSRFLIIRVVYQL, from the exons ATGGCTACCGCGAAGGCTGAAGCAAAACACTTTGAGATTTTAAAAGGTCTCTGTCGTGTTTGCGGAAAACGGTTGAAGAAGGCAAAAAGCCTCTATGCCCAAAGCTTTGCCTGCGGCAGTTTCAAAACATTGCTCGAGGGCAAATTTGGCATCAATGTCGAGAAGGATGACCCCTATATTCATCTGATGCGCTTTTGTAAGTTGTGTCGTCTCGCAACAACTGACAAGGCTCCCATAATCTGGGAGATTCACCTGGAAGAGGACTGCCCAACGTGCGCCTTAGAAGAGCAAATTCAAAAAGGCGGTAGGCCGAAAAAAGCAAAGCGAGGCGGTGCGAGAGGGCAGGCTAAAAACTCCGCTTGGGAAGAGACGACAAACGTGGGTTTAAAAGCACAACTAATCGCGCGCGTCACCGAGCTTAGTGCCTCTATGAACACACTAAGGGACCACCGATTCACCGAGCGCTTTGACTTTTTCGAAACGAAAAAAGAAGAGTTTCATTGCGCTATTTGCCTAGACGTCCTCGAAAAGCCTCTGTCATCAAAGTGCCAGCACAGTTGCTGCTCGGACTGCTGGAAATCTGCTTTCGAGTTGGGGGAAAAACATCCAGCATGCCCAATATGTCAAGAGACGCTGGCGGACCCTAATGACCCCCAGCGCGCACCGCTTGTTTTAATCCAGCTTTTAGAGGGGTACCTGGTTAAATGTAGGGCATGTGGTACCCGATTGCCTTATCACCTGTGCAACAGCCATCCCTGTCCCCCGAGAAAGCGCCAGCGTGCGAATAGCCCCGTCCCTGCCGCTGCTGTTGTGCTAGATCCTCAGACCCGAACCCTCGAGCAGATGTTAAACGAGGTCCGCACAGGCCTCGTTTCCCCTGATGTTGCGCGACTTGGGAATTTGATTGTGAACACAATCTGCAAGAATTCGGAGGATGGGATAACAGCCCGATTGCCTGGATCTGGAAAG CCAACCGTGGTCATGAAAATACCTCAGGCACAGACTTCAGATTTCATCCGGGAACGGAAGTTTCCTTCAGGCTTTTTCGGCGAGCAGGGTGGTGAATCAATTCATCATGAACTCAACCAGTTGAACCGTGAATTCAGCTCGATCCACCCTGCGTCGCGTCGGCTACGAAAAATAATAGAAGAGCATAGCATTAGAGTTGCACCTCTAAACCGCTCAAAAtatccagaaaaaaaaaaatcgaaaacgAAGAGCTCACACCGCTACAACCTGATTAAGCCGAGTCAGTCTCGTTTCTTAATAATCCGAGTCGTGTATCAATTGTAA
- the LOC116605428 gene encoding uncharacterized protein LOC116605428 isoform X2, translated as MGDSRELCRTRDLLAQTTRYEKGNGDGVICEVCGWNTTSSTYRQCMASLDLYDCDRIGSTYDRCFISCNTAGTDNWEFGCTTSVQCTRKARSCKSESCQFECCQGDMCTRNMTDPCRGSKQHAPAVITISTCVVLGSILSFYGRVL; from the exons ATGGGAGACTCGCGAGAGCTGTGCCGAACGCGTGATCTCCTCGCCCAAACAACTCGATATGAGAAAGGAAACG GTGATGGTGTCATTTGCGAGGTGTGTGGATGGAATACTACTTCTAGCACTTACCGACAATGCATGGCGAGCCTTGACTTGTATGACTGCGACAGGATCGGCAGCACATATGACCGCTGCTTCATCTCTTGTAACACTGCGGGCACAG ACAATTGGGAGTTTGGCTGTACCACTAGCGTTCAATGCACCAGGAAGGCGAGGTCGTGTAAAAGTGAGAGCTGTCAATTTGAGTGTTGCCAGGGTGACATGTGTACGCGTAACATGACAGATCCTTGTCGAGGAAGCAAGCAGCATGCTCCAGCGGTTATTACCATCAGCACATGCGTGGTTTTAGGGTCAATTTTGTCCTTTTATGGTCGAGTTTTGTAG
- the LOC116605428 gene encoding uncharacterized protein LOC116605428 isoform X3: MKTVLFFMFLLFEGGDGVICEVCGWNTTSSTYRQCMASLDLYDCDRIGSTYDRCFISCNTAGTDNWEFGCTTSVQCTRKARSCKSESCQFECCQGDMCTRNMTDPCRGSKQHAPAVITISTCVVLGSILSFYGRVL; this comes from the exons ATGAAAACTGTCCTGTTCTTTATGTTTCTTCTCTTCGAAGGTG GTGATGGTGTCATTTGCGAGGTGTGTGGATGGAATACTACTTCTAGCACTTACCGACAATGCATGGCGAGCCTTGACTTGTATGACTGCGACAGGATCGGCAGCACATATGACCGCTGCTTCATCTCTTGTAACACTGCGGGCACAG ACAATTGGGAGTTTGGCTGTACCACTAGCGTTCAATGCACCAGGAAGGCGAGGTCGTGTAAAAGTGAGAGCTGTCAATTTGAGTGTTGCCAGGGTGACATGTGTACGCGTAACATGACAGATCCTTGTCGAGGAAGCAAGCAGCATGCTCCAGCGGTTATTACCATCAGCACATGCGTGGTTTTAGGGTCAATTTTGTCCTTTTATGGTCGAGTTTTGTAG
- the LOC116605428 gene encoding uncharacterized protein LOC116605428 isoform X1, with amino-acid sequence MHPIKTNCERCARCRYFFPSLAMKTVLFFMFLLFEGGDGVICEVCGWNTTSSTYRQCMASLDLYDCDRIGSTYDRCFISCNTAGTDNWEFGCTTSVQCTRKARSCKSESCQFECCQGDMCTRNMTDPCRGSKQHAPAVITISTCVVLGSILSFYGRVL; translated from the exons ATGCATCCAATTAAAACTAACTGTGAACGTTGCGCCCGTTGTAGATACTTCTTTCCTTCTCTGGCCATGAAAACTGTCCTGTTCTTTATGTTTCTTCTCTTCGAAGGTG GTGATGGTGTCATTTGCGAGGTGTGTGGATGGAATACTACTTCTAGCACTTACCGACAATGCATGGCGAGCCTTGACTTGTATGACTGCGACAGGATCGGCAGCACATATGACCGCTGCTTCATCTCTTGTAACACTGCGGGCACAG ACAATTGGGAGTTTGGCTGTACCACTAGCGTTCAATGCACCAGGAAGGCGAGGTCGTGTAAAAGTGAGAGCTGTCAATTTGAGTGTTGCCAGGGTGACATGTGTACGCGTAACATGACAGATCCTTGTCGAGGAAGCAAGCAGCATGCTCCAGCGGTTATTACCATCAGCACATGCGTGGTTTTAGGGTCAATTTTGTCCTTTTATGGTCGAGTTTTGTAG
- the LOC5516981 gene encoding ephrin-B2: protein MYPDQLFYARLLFVLGVILEHGYRGLCEIYPPLIWSPLNPAFRPVPFGTENDTVYSMNVLPMSKLYIICPNQVLNPTKVQLNTPKELLYENLWIVDKNSFDSCQVNTLLRRNKQLMECTTPLALKYYPLVFQDFSATADVLEFERGKDYFFIATSNGQQSSLQSTRNGRCQTHNMKLQVHVCHSATDPVCNPTEPPTTLPTTTQATTTSQPTTQSTPTTLTTTTAATTTTTPSTSTPTTQPTTLPKVVQAAPPETPSPRQPEPRTKEDVDVRDSITGPRAGASKGTRCPRDPEDTTWLILVAVMGAIIAVSISCNIYILCCKKQSSNHQPRSDDKRSSAAHALLRENSRIDKV, encoded by the exons ATGTATCCTGATCAATTGTTCTACGCACGGTTGTTGTTCGTATTGGGGGTTATTCTAGAGCATGGATATCGAGGACTTTGTGAGATCTATCCTCCGTTAATATGGTCACCGTTGAATCCGGC GTTCCGCCCAGTTCCGTTTGGCACAGAGAACGATACTGTTTACAGCATGAACGTTCTTCCCATGTCCAAGCTTTACATTATCTGCCCAAACCAAGTACTGAACCCTACAAAGGTTCAGCTCAACACACCGAAAGAGCTTCTTTACGAGAACCTCTGGATTGTGGATAAAAATAGTTTTGACTCTTGCCAAGTAAACACTCTCCTCAGAAGGAACAAACAGTTAATGGAGTGTACTACGCCTTTAGCCCTCAAGTATTATCCACTGGTGTTTCAAGATTTTAGTGCTACGGCTGACGTATTGGAGTTCGAGAGGGGAAAGGACTACTTTTTTATCG CGACATCAAATGGACAGCAGAGCTCTCTACAAAGCACAAGAAATGGCCGCTGTCAGACACATAACATGAAGTTACAAGTCCACGTGTGCCATAgcgccacag atCCAGTTTGTAACCCCACTGAACCCCCAACAACCCTTCCAACAACTAcacaagcaacaacaacatccCAGCCCACAACACAATCAACACCCACAACACTGACAACAAcgacagcagcaacaacaaccacaacgCCGTCAACATCCACGCCAACAACACAGCCGACCACGCTACCAAAGGTCGTGCAGGCAGCACCCCCCGAGACGCCTTCCCCCAGACAGCCCGAGCCACGGACGAAAGAGGATGTGGATGTACGCGATTCCATTACGGGACCAAGGGCGGGTGCTTCTAAAGGCACGAGGTGTCCCCGGGACCCTGAAG ATACGACTTGGCTGATTCTAGTTGCCGTGATGGGGGCCATAATTGCTGTCTCGATCTCTTGTAATATCTACATTTTATG CTGCAAAAAGCAATCTTCAAATCACCAGCCTCGATCCGATGATAAGCGGTCATCAGCTGCGCATGCGCTTCTCAGGGAGAATTCCCGGATTGACAAAGTATAG